A DNA window from Gemmatimonadaceae bacterium contains the following coding sequences:
- a CDS encoding ABC transporter permease, with product MRLEFLSIAFAALRANLLRSLLTMLGIVIGVAAVIAMVAIGDGAQASVKNRIERLGTTTLQIDATFVRQAGVQLNARRRMTIDDADAIEERAPHVLAVQPQQDKSLQVQWGDHNTNVRITGATPNFLDVQKFSIAAGQMFTSADDLGRQRVAVLGAGVLTQLNILDPYDIIGQRVRIGGVEFTVIGVLAPKGAGSVFGSPDDQVIVPFGTGHYRLFKTDWVDDIFALAGSEDDLPIATAEIQAALRREHRLREGQPDDFRIRNQATFLETLNEATQIFTTLLAGIAAVSLLVGGIGIMNIMLVSVTERTREIGVRKALGATRRDILMQFMSEALTLCLLGGAVGVVLGLAAALVLRDAFGWNAVLGPASVALAFVFATIVGLFFGVWPARRAATLDPIQALRYE from the coding sequence GTGCGGCTCGAATTTCTGTCGATTGCCTTCGCGGCGTTGCGCGCCAACCTGTTGCGCTCGTTGTTGACCATGCTGGGGATCGTCATCGGCGTCGCCGCGGTCATCGCGATGGTCGCGATCGGCGACGGGGCGCAAGCGTCGGTCAAGAATCGCATTGAGCGACTCGGCACGACGACGCTGCAAATCGACGCGACGTTCGTGCGTCAAGCCGGCGTCCAACTGAACGCGCGTCGTCGGATGACGATCGACGACGCCGACGCGATCGAGGAGCGGGCGCCGCATGTGCTCGCGGTGCAGCCGCAGCAGGACAAGTCACTCCAGGTACAGTGGGGCGATCACAACACCAACGTCCGCATCACCGGAGCGACGCCGAACTTTCTCGACGTCCAGAAGTTCAGCATTGCCGCGGGTCAGATGTTCACGTCGGCCGACGACCTGGGGCGACAGCGTGTGGCCGTGCTCGGCGCCGGCGTGCTGACGCAGCTCAATATCCTCGATCCGTACGATATCATCGGCCAGCGCGTACGGATCGGCGGCGTCGAGTTCACGGTCATCGGCGTACTCGCTCCGAAAGGAGCAGGCTCGGTGTTCGGAAGCCCCGACGATCAAGTGATCGTCCCCTTCGGCACGGGGCACTATCGGCTGTTCAAGACGGATTGGGTCGACGACATCTTCGCGCTCGCCGGCAGCGAGGACGACCTTCCGATCGCCACGGCGGAGATTCAAGCGGCGTTGCGACGCGAGCACCGGCTGCGTGAAGGCCAACCCGACGACTTCCGCATTCGCAACCAGGCGACGTTCCTCGAGACGCTGAATGAGGCGACGCAGATCTTCACGACGCTCCTGGCAGGCATCGCCGCGGTTTCGCTGCTGGTCGGAGGCATCGGCATCATGAACATCATGCTCGTGTCGGTGACGGAGCGAACGCGCGAGATCGGCGTGCGCAAGGCGCTCGGCGCCACGCGCCGCGACATCCTCATGCAGTTCATGTCGGAAGCCCTCACCCTCTGTTTGCTCGGCGGCGCCGTGGGCGTCGTCCTGGGCCTGGCAGCCGCGCTCGTGCTGCGCGACGCATTCGGTTGGAACGCCGTGCTGGGCCCAGCCTCCGTCGCGTTGGCGTTCGTGTTTGCCACCATCGTCGGCTTGTTCTTCGGCGTGTGGCCCGCGCGACGCGCCGCAACCCTCGACCCGATTCAGGCATTGCGCTACGAATAA